The Candidatus Poribacteria bacterium genome has a window encoding:
- a CDS encoding sigma-70 family RNA polymerase sigma factor has protein sequence MTGISTPDFGPENDYEKGIGDDKIPAELAGDSEAEGSDCIRSIRSDASLGSTCRATRRNPKETSVRRSDEDLMLSVKEGNSTAFETLTKRHYTNTLNFIYRFVNNRMLAEDLCQETFLRLWRSAPTYQPLAKFTTFLYHIAKNVCLKQIAKDQRTPYTSSLEAPVPNDSGGDYNLSEEIADNRYLPEETTIAREADEAIQSAIGDLSDEHRLVFVLTELQGLSYQEVAEIARCPVGTVASRKNAAVRQLQRRLYKHLNS, from the coding sequence GTGACAGGTATTTCAACACCCGATTTTGGACCAGAGAACGATTACGAGAAAGGCATAGGCGACGACAAGATTCCGGCTGAATTGGCAGGTGACTCCGAAGCAGAGGGTTCTGATTGTATTCGCTCAATCAGATCGGACGCTTCGCTGGGGTCGACCTGCCGTGCAACGCGGAGAAATCCGAAGGAGACGAGCGTGAGACGATCCGATGAAGATCTAATGTTGTCCGTCAAAGAAGGAAATAGCACAGCATTTGAAACATTAACCAAACGTCATTACACAAACACATTAAACTTTATTTATCGTTTCGTAAACAATCGTATGCTCGCGGAGGATCTGTGTCAAGAGACGTTTTTGCGCCTTTGGCGCAGTGCCCCGACCTATCAACCGCTTGCGAAGTTTACCACTTTCCTTTATCACATTGCAAAGAACGTCTGTTTGAAGCAGATTGCTAAAGATCAGCGAACTCCTTACACATCCTCGCTGGAGGCTCCCGTCCCTAATGATAGCGGCGGCGATTACAACCTATCAGAAGAGATCGCAGATAACCGATATTTGCCGGAGGAGACAACCATTGCTAGGGAGGCAGATGAAGCCATCCAGTCAGCGATCGGTGACTTGTCCGACGAGCATCGGTTAGTTTTTGTTTTGACAGAGCTGCAAGGGTTATCATATCAAGAGGTTGCCGAGATTGCCCGATGCCCTGTTGGTACTGTTGCTTCTCGAAAAAATGCAGCAGTTCGACAACTCCAAAGGAGATTATATAAGCACTTAAATTCATAG